A stretch of the Coprobacillus cateniformis genome encodes the following:
- a CDS encoding diacylglycerol/lipid kinase family protein codes for MKHIFMMKYTKKHHDFEKSIHDIMKDYDYEIVYRNCLADSQKYIKEFPCLARFYIVGGDGTVHGFIQDLVDSQHEVVVIPLGTGNDFCRTLTTQKNPQELLKESLKYSAQKIDVIQLNDSYFINAACFGLDSVIANHVHDTPHIPFIPDSKSYIISILQNTLKYGNHSVTIFSDNHLIYQGEMILCTVNNAQYYGGGFQIIPHADIQDGYMDICVVDKVPKWKIPYMVERLVRRKLAGRKDVHYFRVKNANVICSYNCNVDGEEVSYGHYHFLIKPRSLNVVTFQ; via the coding sequence ATGAAACATATCTTTATGATGAAATATACAAAAAAACATCATGACTTTGAAAAAAGTATTCATGATATTATGAAGGACTATGACTATGAAATCGTTTATCGTAACTGTTTAGCAGATAGTCAAAAGTACATAAAAGAGTTTCCATGTCTAGCCCGCTTTTATATTGTTGGAGGAGATGGAACAGTTCATGGTTTTATCCAAGATTTAGTGGATAGTCAACATGAAGTTGTTGTGATTCCTCTAGGGACAGGGAATGATTTCTGTAGAACATTAACCACACAAAAGAATCCACAAGAACTGCTTAAAGAATCTTTAAAGTATAGTGCTCAAAAAATTGATGTTATTCAATTGAATGATTCTTACTTTATTAATGCTGCTTGCTTTGGACTTGATAGTGTGATCGCAAATCATGTTCATGATACACCACATATACCTTTTATCCCTGATTCAAAAAGTTATATTATCTCTATACTACAAAATACATTAAAATATGGCAATCATTCTGTGACTATATTTAGTGATAATCATTTGATTTATCAAGGAGAAATGATTCTTTGCACAGTTAATAATGCACAGTATTATGGTGGTGGGTTTCAAATTATACCTCACGCTGATATTCAAGATGGATATATGGATATTTGTGTTGTGGATAAGGTTCCTAAATGGAAAATTCCATATATGGTTGAAAGGTTAGTGAGACGTAAATTAGCTGGTCGTAAAGATGTTCATTATTTTCGTGTTAAGAATGCTAATGTTATATGTTCATATAACTGTAATGTTGATGGTGAAGAAGTCAGTTATGGACATTATCATTTTCTTATAAAACCAAGATCTTTAAATGTTGTGACATTTCAATAA
- the gpmI gene encoding 2,3-bisphosphoglycerate-independent phosphoglycerate mutase, with protein sequence MKKRPVVLCILDGYGLTDRIDGNAVKLANTPNLDDLMAMYPTTTIKACGNAVGLPEGQMGNSEVGHLNIGAGRIVYQSLTLINKAVEDGTFYKNEKFLKAIQHAKDNNSKLHIWGLLSNGGVHSSNEHIYALLKLAKDQGLEKVYVHAFLDGRDVAPDSGADFVQELQDKIDEIGVGTIASVSGRYYAMDRDKRMDRVELAYNALVAKSGETYSNPVQYVKDSYAKDTFDEFVLPGYNPAVDGGVSDNDSIIFANFRPDRAIQMSNVFTADVYEDFKPADKPKNLEFVCMMKYADTVHGEVAFALPDLTNTLGDYLSSQGMKQLRIAETEKYAHVTFFFDGGIDKEIEGATRVLINSPKVATYDLQPEMSAYEVKDALIAELDKDIHDVVIVNFANCDMVGHTGIIPAAIKAVSVVDECVGEVYEKVLELGGTMLITADHGNSERLLDEEDNPFTAHTTNPVPLILTNTHLELKEGGKLGDLAPTILQLLGLPIPEEMTGESLLG encoded by the coding sequence ATGAAAAAGAGACCTGTGGTTTTATGTATTTTAGATGGTTATGGATTGACTGATCGTATTGATGGGAATGCTGTGAAATTAGCAAATACACCAAATTTAGATGATTTGATGGCAATGTATCCAACAACGACAATCAAAGCTTGTGGTAATGCAGTTGGGTTACCAGAAGGTCAAATGGGTAATAGTGAAGTGGGGCATTTAAATATTGGTGCTGGTAGAATTGTTTATCAATCATTAACTTTAATTAATAAAGCAGTTGAAGATGGAACATTCTATAAAAATGAAAAATTCTTAAAAGCAATTCAACATGCAAAAGACAATAACTCAAAATTACACATTTGGGGATTGTTATCAAATGGTGGGGTTCATTCATCAAATGAACATATCTATGCATTGTTAAAACTTGCTAAAGATCAAGGGTTAGAAAAAGTTTATGTTCATGCATTCTTAGATGGTAGAGATGTTGCACCAGATAGTGGTGCTGATTTTGTTCAAGAATTACAAGATAAAATTGATGAAATTGGTGTTGGAACAATTGCCAGTGTTTCTGGTAGATATTACGCAATGGATAGAGATAAGAGAATGGATCGTGTTGAACTTGCATATAATGCATTGGTTGCTAAAAGTGGTGAAACATATAGCAATCCAGTTCAATATGTTAAAGATTCTTATGCAAAAGATACATTTGATGAGTTTGTTTTGCCAGGATATAATCCTGCTGTTGATGGAGGAGTGAGTGATAATGATTCAATCATTTTTGCTAACTTCAGACCAGATAGAGCAATTCAAATGTCAAATGTCTTTACTGCAGATGTTTATGAAGACTTTAAACCTGCTGATAAGCCTAAAAATCTTGAATTTGTATGTATGATGAAATATGCAGATACTGTTCATGGTGAAGTTGCTTTTGCGTTACCGGATTTAACAAATACTTTAGGTGATTATTTATCATCTCAAGGTATGAAGCAATTAAGAATTGCAGAGACAGAAAAATATGCTCATGTTACATTCTTCTTTGATGGTGGTATTGATAAAGAAATCGAAGGAGCAACTCGTGTTTTAATTAATTCACCAAAGGTTGCAACTTATGATTTACAGCCAGAAATGAGTGCATATGAAGTGAAAGATGCATTAATTGCAGAATTAGATAAAGATATTCATGATGTTGTAATTGTGAACTTTGCAAACTGTGATATGGTCGGACATACTGGAATTATTCCTGCGGCTATTAAGGCAGTTAGTGTTGTTGATGAATGTGTTGGAGAAGTTTATGAAAAGGTTCTTGAACTTGGTGGGACAATGTTAATTACTGCTGATCATGGAAATAGTGAAAGATTATTGGATGAAGAAGATAATCCATTTACTGCTCATACAACAAATCCAGTACCATTAATTCTTACAAATACACACTTAGAATTAAAAGAAGGTGGAAAACTTGGAGATTTAGCGCCAACAATTCTTCAATTGTTAGGATTGCCAATTCCTGAAGAAATGACAGGTGAAAGCTTACTAGGATAA
- the ftsE gene encoding cell division ATP-binding protein FtsE: MIKLENVTKVYKTGVRAVNNMNVNIGPGEFVYVIGPTGAGKSTFIKLLYREEKASSGKVIVAGEDVSKIKNRKVPYFRRNIGIVFQNFRLLPKKTVFENIAFTLEVTDTPRVEIRKKVRRTLELVGLEDKANAFPHELSGGQQQRVAIARAIVNNPKVLIADEPTGNLDPDTSIEIIELLERINEVNHTTILVVTHDKEIVQKYKKRTILIEDGCIKTDTSTGGYANGIH; this comes from the coding sequence ATGATAAAACTCGAAAATGTTACAAAAGTTTATAAAACCGGCGTAAGAGCTGTCAACAATATGAATGTTAATATTGGTCCAGGAGAATTTGTTTATGTCATTGGACCTACTGGTGCAGGAAAATCTACTTTTATTAAGTTATTATATAGAGAGGAAAAAGCTTCATCTGGTAAAGTTATTGTCGCAGGAGAAGATGTCTCTAAAATTAAAAATCGCAAGGTTCCTTATTTCAGAAGAAATATTGGAATTGTATTTCAAAACTTTAGACTTCTGCCTAAGAAAACAGTTTTTGAAAACATTGCCTTTACATTAGAAGTTACAGATACTCCTAGAGTGGAAATTAGAAAAAAGGTGAGAAGAACATTAGAACTTGTTGGACTAGAAGATAAAGCTAATGCTTTTCCTCATGAATTATCAGGTGGTCAGCAGCAGCGTGTAGCGATTGCAAGAGCAATTGTTAATAATCCAAAAGTTTTAATCGCTGATGAACCAACTGGTAACTTAGATCCAGATACATCTATTGAAATCATTGAATTATTAGAACGAATCAATGAAGTCAATCATACGACAATTTTAGTTGTTACACATGATAAAGAAATTGTTCAAAAATATAAAAAGAGAACAATCTTAATTGAAGATGGATGTATTAAGACAGATACAAGTACAGGAGGTTATGCAAATGGAATTCATTAG
- a CDS encoding AAA family ATPase has product MKKLILIGGTMGVGKTATSSLLKQKLNQSVFLDGDWCWDMHPFVVNRETKAMVMNNIVYQLNQFISCSEIENIIFCWVMHEQSIIDEILSRVDINHCHVYTFSLICSDDTLKAHLQTDIDAGIRSQDIIERSLERMKLYKQLNTIKIDISHSTIDETAEKIYKILNAK; this is encoded by the coding sequence ATGAAAAAATTAATTCTTATAGGTGGAACAATGGGGGTTGGTAAAACAGCTACATCTTCATTGCTTAAACAAAAATTGAATCAAAGTGTCTTTTTAGATGGTGATTGGTGTTGGGATATGCATCCATTTGTTGTTAATAGAGAAACTAAAGCTATGGTTATGAATAATATTGTTTATCAATTAAATCAATTTATAAGTTGTAGTGAAATAGAAAATATTATATTCTGTTGGGTTATGCATGAACAATCAATTATTGATGAAATTCTTTCAAGAGTTGATATTAACCATTGTCATGTTTATACGTTTTCACTTATTTGTTCAGATGATACTTTAAAAGCACATCTTCAGACAGATATAGATGCAGGCATTCGTAGTCAGGATATAATAGAAAGAAGTTTAGAAAGGATGAAACTTTATAAACAACTGAATACAATTAAAATTGATATTTCTCATTCTACAATTGATGAGACTGCTGAAAAGATTTATAAAATTCTAAATGCAAAGTAA
- a CDS encoding CDP-alcohol phosphatidyltransferase family protein yields the protein MFTKKEIFSIPNILCYFRIGLVPIFLYTYFTAEGSEGHMISAGILILSSLSDFFDGFIARKYDMITELGKLIDPVADKLTQFVVACTLMYTYPAYSWLVAIIVLKDGMLLFVGWFIYRKKGKHLAQAEMPGKIATAVFFVVSILLIAFYIPGTMISTVMIYSTVVLMIIAMIYYSQGLYRLYKEN from the coding sequence ATGTTTACAAAAAAAGAGATTTTTAGTATTCCAAATATATTGTGTTATTTTAGAATTGGACTAGTTCCTATTTTTCTATATACATATTTTACAGCAGAAGGTAGTGAAGGTCATATGATATCAGCTGGAATACTTATTTTATCAAGTTTAAGTGATTTCTTTGATGGCTTTATAGCAAGAAAATATGATATGATTACTGAACTTGGAAAACTGATTGATCCTGTTGCCGATAAACTTACTCAATTTGTTGTTGCATGTACATTGATGTATACCTATCCTGCATATTCATGGCTTGTTGCTATTATTGTATTGAAGGATGGTATGTTGCTTTTTGTTGGTTGGTTTATTTATCGAAAAAAGGGAAAACATCTCGCTCAAGCTGAAATGCCAGGTAAAATTGCTACAGCAGTCTTCTTTGTCGTATCTATTCTATTAATTGCTTTCTATATTCCAGGAACAATGATTTCAACTGTTATGATTTATTCTACAGTTGTATTAATGATTATTGCTATGATTTATTATAGTCAGGGACTCTATCGTTTATATAAAGAAAATTAA
- a CDS encoding DUF1294 domain-containing protein has protein sequence MKFMMIYLIMINILAFLMMKLDKYKARKHAWRVPEKSFFLLSIIGGSLGTWIGMYICHHKTRQWYFVVGIPIILLLQILLILKVKGGSL, from the coding sequence ATGAAATTCATGATGATATATTTGATTATGATTAATATTCTTGCTTTCTTGATGATGAAACTGGATAAATATAAAGCAAGGAAACACGCATGGCGAGTTCCAGAGAAATCATTTTTTCTCTTAAGTATCATTGGGGGAAGTCTTGGGACATGGATAGGTATGTATATATGTCATCATAAAACAAGACAATGGTATTTTGTTGTTGGGATACCAATTATATTATTGCTTCAAATTTTATTGATTTTAAAAGTAAAAGGTGGTAGTCTTTAA
- a CDS encoding helix-turn-helix domain-containing protein, which translates to MAFSKQLIHLRNIRGMSQEELAALMDVTRQSVSKWETNQTYPDSEKLIRLSEIFEVSTDYLLKGTETEITDGQYNSQAGVQMSAEVNDILDHVYHMSRIKRMMIGLSLLAVIIFLCISCFLVWK; encoded by the coding sequence ATGGCTTTTTCAAAACAACTTATTCATTTAAGAAATATACGGGGAATGTCGCAAGAAGAACTAGCTGCATTGATGGATGTAACAAGACAATCAGTATCTAAATGGGAAACAAATCAAACCTATCCTGATAGTGAGAAATTGATAAGATTAAGTGAAATCTTTGAAGTGAGTACTGATTATCTTTTAAAGGGAACAGAGACTGAAATAACAGATGGTCAATATAATTCTCAGGCAGGTGTTCAAATGTCAGCAGAAGTCAATGATATTTTAGATCATGTTTATCATATGAGTCGAATAAAAAGAATGATGATTGGTTTAAGTTTATTAGCTGTCATTATTTTCTTATGTATATCGTGTTTTTTAGTATGGAAGTAG
- the asnB gene encoding asparagine synthase (glutamine-hydrolyzing): MCGIVGFAPVKENGAEILKQMMDRIAHRGPDGEGQFVDEYVALGHRRLSIIDLAGGTQPMATEHLVVVFNGEIYNYLELKKELENKGHHFKTNSDTEVLLHGYEEYHYEIVNHLRGMFSFALYDTTTHELFCARDHFGIKPFYYYFDQEHFLFASEIKGFLDHPDFKKELNRDVLDIYLKMNFVAGEQTFFKNVKQLLPGHYLVYKDKQVEIKRYYSIQFKDQYKSDQEMIQAIDQIMKDSVKHHLIADVEVGSFLSSGIDSSYLVSLARPQHTYTVGYNDERYNEISYAQDLAQQLGIENKSKIINKEEYLNILPKMMYHLDEPTADPAAVALYFVSELASQDVKVVLSGEGADEFFGGYNTYRGDIDSGIYGKIPFFIRHFISRICKHLPTIKGVPFLIRNGERIEDYYVGVNPVFSEQDCKHLLRDTSHLHTHDDIVAPLFKNLGKATNIQKRQNVDLQTWFIKDILQKGDKMTMAHSIESRVPFTDKEVFHVASQLKDNQKVTKENTKVLLRQAAKKVIPNEAYKKKKLGFPVPLREWMREEDLYQKVFNGLQTPIIKELFDDQKLISMLEDHKNQKHDYYKKIWTVYCFSLWHQVFFSEEYENQA; this comes from the coding sequence ATGTGTGGAATCGTTGGATTTGCACCTGTGAAGGAAAACGGAGCAGAAATTTTAAAACAAATGATGGATCGTATTGCACATAGAGGACCTGATGGCGAAGGTCAATTTGTTGATGAATATGTTGCTTTAGGTCATCGTCGTTTATCTATTATTGATTTAGCTGGTGGAACACAACCTATGGCGACTGAACATTTGGTAGTCGTTTTTAATGGGGAAATATATAATTATTTAGAACTAAAAAAAGAACTAGAAAATAAAGGGCATCACTTTAAAACAAATAGTGATACTGAGGTTCTTTTACATGGTTATGAAGAATATCATTATGAAATTGTTAATCATTTAAGAGGAATGTTCTCTTTTGCTTTATATGATACAACAACTCATGAATTATTTTGTGCAAGAGATCATTTTGGTATTAAACCTTTTTATTATTATTTTGATCAAGAACATTTTCTTTTTGCCAGTGAAATCAAGGGATTCTTAGATCATCCTGATTTTAAAAAAGAATTAAATAGAGATGTTTTAGATATTTATCTAAAGATGAACTTTGTGGCTGGTGAACAAACATTCTTTAAGAATGTGAAACAATTATTGCCAGGTCATTACTTAGTTTATAAAGATAAACAAGTTGAAATAAAGCGTTATTATTCTATACAATTCAAAGATCAATATAAGAGTGATCAAGAAATGATTCAGGCAATTGATCAGATTATGAAAGATTCAGTAAAACATCATTTAATTGCTGATGTTGAAGTAGGATCATTTCTTAGTAGTGGAATAGATTCATCATATCTTGTTTCATTAGCAAGACCTCAACATACATACACAGTTGGATATAATGATGAAAGATATAACGAGATTAGTTATGCTCAAGATCTAGCACAACAATTAGGTATTGAAAATAAAAGCAAAATTATTAATAAAGAAGAATATTTAAATATTTTACCTAAGATGATGTATCATCTGGATGAACCAACTGCTGATCCAGCTGCTGTTGCGCTTTATTTTGTAAGTGAACTTGCGAGCCAGGATGTTAAGGTTGTCTTATCAGGAGAAGGTGCAGATGAATTCTTTGGTGGATATAATACATATCGTGGTGATATTGATAGTGGTATTTATGGAAAGATTCCATTCTTTATTAGACATTTCATTTCACGTATTTGTAAACATTTGCCAACAATCAAAGGTGTCCCTTTCTTAATCAGAAATGGTGAACGTATTGAAGATTATTATGTTGGTGTCAACCCTGTTTTTTCTGAGCAGGATTGCAAACACTTATTAAGAGATACTTCTCATCTACATACTCATGATGATATTGTTGCTCCTTTATTCAAGAACTTAGGAAAAGCAACCAATATTCAAAAGAGACAAAATGTTGATTTGCAAACATGGTTTATTAAAGATATCTTACAAAAAGGTGATAAAATGACAATGGCTCATTCCATTGAAAGTCGTGTTCCTTTTACAGATAAAGAAGTCTTTCATGTTGCAAGTCAATTAAAAGATAATCAGAAGGTTACAAAGGAAAATACAAAAGTCTTATTAAGACAAGCTGCTAAAAAAGTTATTCCTAATGAAGCATATAAGAAAAAGAAACTTGGTTTCCCAGTTCCTTTAAGAGAATGGATGAGAGAAGAAGATCTTTATCAAAAAGTTTTTAATGGTTTACAAACACCAATTATTAAAGAACTTTTTGATGATCAAAAACTGATTTCTATGTTAGAAGATCACAAAAATCAAAAACATGATTATTATAAGAAGATTTGGACTGTTTATTGTTTCTCATTATGGCACCAAGTTTTCTTCTCAGAAGAATATGAAAACCAAGCTTAG
- a CDS encoding phosphoribosylaminoimidazolecarboxamide formyltransferase, which produces MRELELKYGCNPNQKPAKIYNKNGELPIQVLNGKAGYINLLDAFNSWQLVKELKEATGLPSAASFKHVSPAGAAVYVPLDETLKQIYFTDGLDLSPIATAYVRARGSDRMSSYGDFAALSDECDESCARYLSREVSDGVIAPSYTPEALAILSKKKKGNYLVIQIDTDYIPADIETKDVYGITFEQGRNHVQITEDLFNDRPTQNKELSQGAIRDLLISMITLKYTQSNSVCYVKDGQAIGIGAGQQSRIHCTRLAGNKADNWYLRQHKKVLSLPFQEKIRRADRDNTINVYISDDYEDVLADGIWQEFFTCQPEPLTKEEKKIWLATLKDVALGSDAFFPFGDNIERAHKSGVTYVAQAGGSIRDDHVIATCDKYNIVMAFTHLRLFHH; this is translated from the coding sequence ATGAGAGAATTAGAATTAAAGTATGGATGTAATCCCAATCAAAAACCAGCAAAGATTTATAACAAAAATGGTGAATTACCTATTCAAGTGTTAAATGGAAAAGCAGGATATATCAATTTACTAGATGCTTTTAATAGTTGGCAATTGGTTAAAGAGTTAAAAGAAGCAACTGGGTTGCCAAGTGCTGCAAGCTTTAAACATGTTTCACCAGCAGGAGCTGCTGTGTATGTTCCATTAGATGAAACATTAAAACAAATTTATTTTACTGATGGATTGGATTTGTCGCCAATTGCCACAGCATATGTACGAGCTCGAGGAAGTGATCGTATGTCTAGTTATGGTGATTTTGCAGCATTAAGTGATGAATGCGATGAGTCATGTGCTAGATATCTTTCTAGAGAAGTGAGTGACGGGGTTATTGCACCTTCATATACACCTGAAGCATTAGCTATCTTGAGTAAAAAGAAAAAGGGAAATTATCTGGTTATCCAAATAGATACTGATTATATCCCAGCAGATATTGAAACAAAAGATGTATATGGCATCACATTTGAACAAGGAAGAAATCATGTTCAAATAACTGAAGATTTATTTAATGATAGACCGACTCAAAACAAGGAATTATCTCAAGGTGCTATACGTGACTTACTGATTTCTATGATTACATTAAAATATACTCAATCGAATTCAGTATGTTATGTCAAAGATGGACAAGCTATTGGGATTGGAGCAGGACAGCAATCACGTATTCATTGTACAAGATTAGCAGGTAATAAGGCAGACAATTGGTATTTGCGCCAACATAAAAAGGTTTTAAGTCTGCCATTTCAAGAGAAAATTCGTAGAGCGGATCGTGACAACACCATCAATGTCTATATTTCAGATGATTATGAAGATGTATTGGCAGATGGAATTTGGCAAGAATTCTTTACCTGTCAGCCTGAACCATTGACAAAGGAAGAAAAGAAAATATGGTTAGCAACCTTAAAAGATGTTGCACTTGGATCAGATGCATTTTTCCCATTTGGAGACAATATTGAACGTGCTCATAAGAGTGGGGTCACATATGTTGCTCAAGCTGGTGGTAGTATCAGAGACGACCATGTCATTGCAACTTGTGATAAGTATAATATTGTTATGGCATTTACACATTTACGTTTATTTCATCATTAA
- the ftsX gene encoding permease-like cell division protein FtsX: protein MEFISCVKNFPKHCKTAFQNIWRNGVMSVSSVFAVTITLVLIAVIGIIAINIQDMTLSIEESLTVYVKIDRELKDEDAKKIQPAIEKIAGVKKVTFSSKDNELNKMMEQQNDNGKELFETYRKNNPLGAAYVVEVTDAKQIDTVADQIRTLNNVNEVNSGGESTSSLVNSLEAVRNGGAIFVVGLTVIALFMIANTIKITITSRQTEISIMRMVGASNWYIRLPYMLEGIFIGILGSIIPVLVMYFGYTMVYNGAVGLLPSMLALREPFPFIWQCSGLLVALGSGVGLIGSFVSVRKFLKF, encoded by the coding sequence ATGGAATTCATTAGTTGTGTAAAAAACTTCCCCAAACATTGTAAAACAGCATTTCAAAATATTTGGCGTAATGGTGTCATGTCTGTATCTTCTGTTTTTGCTGTAACAATTACTTTGGTCTTGATTGCAGTTATTGGTATTATTGCAATTAATATTCAAGATATGACATTAAGTATTGAAGAAAGCCTTACAGTATATGTGAAAATTGATCGTGAATTAAAAGATGAAGATGCTAAAAAAATACAACCAGCAATTGAAAAAATTGCAGGTGTTAAGAAAGTAACATTCTCATCTAAAGATAATGAATTAAATAAAATGATGGAACAACAAAACGATAATGGAAAAGAGTTGTTTGAAACATATCGTAAAAATAATCCATTAGGGGCGGCCTATGTTGTTGAAGTCACAGATGCTAAACAAATTGATACTGTAGCTGATCAAATCAGAACTCTTAATAATGTCAATGAAGTTAACTCTGGTGGTGAATCAACATCATCATTAGTTAATAGTTTAGAAGCTGTTAGAAATGGTGGGGCAATCTTTGTTGTTGGATTAACTGTTATAGCTCTCTTTATGATTGCAAATACAATCAAAATTACAATTACATCTCGACAAACTGAAATTAGTATTATGCGTATGGTAGGAGCAAGTAACTGGTATATTCGTTTACCATACATGTTAGAAGGAATCTTTATTGGAATTTTAGGATCAATTATTCCAGTTCTGGTTATGTATTTTGGATATACAATGGTTTATAATGGAGCTGTTGGATTGTTACCTTCAATGTTAGCTTTGCGTGAACCTTTCCCATTTATTTGGCAATGTTCAGGTTTATTAGTTGCTCTTGGAAGTGGTGTTGGTTTAATTGGAAGTTTTGTTTCAGTTAGAAAATTCTTAAAATTTTAG
- a CDS encoding MBG domain-containing protein, with amino-acid sequence MKIHPDNPLRANLIYDDLYFDYNSSNALAPENLFTISLFRKIPIVVTAKSMTVTYDGTEKKLSGFDITAGSLKTGHNVVVQHESILATESGKYILNLEEAKVYDKTGNDVSYFYSLYLESGSLTIHPAPMTITIDDVEKNIGTDDPDFTATVEGEIEGQPLNYTLTRESGEELGEYPITAHYVENKNYIVNIVEGKLSIIEAIVNQPDDEEPPLSNNEEPATPEITGPIEVPEAGISANLSPNIEDSTRVPANIVTPVVNTPVQNNNQQQEENNETEVITVNDNKTPLAGIENSWALINLIAAMTTVILGIVIIFLKKNMESNQEEGLTYQKRYIWMKLLGIAIAIISVVIFILTEDIALPMVMLDKYTVVMVVIAIIQFVVFFTHTIVKKKVNKQISQA; translated from the coding sequence GTGAAAATACATCCTGATAATCCATTACGTGCAAATCTAATTTATGATGATCTCTATTTTGATTATAATTCAAGTAATGCTTTGGCACCTGAAAATCTTTTTACAATTAGTTTGTTTAGGAAAATCCCAATTGTTGTGACTGCAAAGAGTATGACAGTCACATATGATGGTACTGAAAAAAAATTATCTGGTTTTGACATAACTGCTGGGAGTCTAAAAACTGGTCATAATGTTGTTGTACAACATGAATCGATTTTAGCAACTGAGTCTGGTAAATATATCTTGAATCTTGAAGAAGCAAAAGTTTATGATAAAACTGGAAATGATGTGAGTTATTTTTACAGTCTTTATTTGGAATCAGGATCATTAACTATTCATCCAGCACCTATGACAATAACAATAGATGATGTAGAAAAAAACATAGGAACAGATGATCCAGATTTCACAGCAACGGTTGAAGGAGAGATTGAGGGGCAACCTTTAAATTACACATTAACAAGAGAATCTGGTGAAGAATTAGGTGAATATCCCATTACTGCTCATTATGTTGAAAATAAAAATTACATAGTTAATATAGTAGAAGGAAAATTATCTATTATAGAAGCGATTGTTAATCAACCTGATGATGAGGAACCACCCTTATCTAATAATGAAGAGCCAGCAACTCCCGAAATCACTGGACCTATTGAAGTACCTGAAGCAGGAATTTCAGCAAACCTATCTCCAAATATAGAAGATTCTACAAGAGTGCCAGCCAATATAGTAACTCCTGTAGTTAATACGCCAGTACAAAATAATAACCAACAACAAGAAGAGAATAATGAAACAGAAGTTATCACGGTTAATGATAACAAGACACCTTTAGCAGGTATTGAAAATTCTTGGGCATTGATTAATTTGATTGCTGCAATGACAACTGTAATCTTAGGAATTGTTATTATTTTCTTGAAGAAAAATATGGAATCAAATCAAGAAGAAGGTCTAACATATCAAAAGCGTTATATATGGATGAAGTTATTAGGAATTGCTATTGCAATCATATCTGTTGTGATTTTTATACTTACAGAAGATATAGCTTTACCAATGGTTATGTTAGATAAATATACTGTTGTTATGGTTGTTATAGCAATCATTCAGTTTGTTGTTTTCTTTACGCATACAATTGTTAAGAAAAAAGTGAATAAACAAATCTCACAAGCATAG